A single region of the Thermoanaerobacterium aotearoense genome encodes:
- a CDS encoding transposase, which yields MAKQHDQQFKEEAVKYYLDHKDLGLRGCAENLGIGYSTLSKWVRDYSTNNGTIPTRGSGNYASDVEKENARLRRELRDAKDALDVLKKAISILGK from the coding sequence ATGGCAAAACAACATGATCAACAATTTAAGGAGGAAGCTGTCAAGTATTACCTTGACCATAAGGATCTAGGGCTTCGAGGGTGTGCAGAAAACCTTGGTATAGGGTATAGCACTCTTAGCAAGTGGGTTAGGGATTATAGCACCAATAACGGAACGATCCCAACTCGTGGTTCTGGCAACTACGCTTCTGACGTAGAAAAAGAAAATGCTAGACTACGGAGAGAATTACGCGATGCAAAGGATGCACTTGATGTACTAAAAAAAGCCATCAGCATTCTGGGAAAATGA
- a CDS encoding lysophospholipid acyltransferase family protein, which produces MKDLTYNLIKGIVKFFIKKPEIYCYEDINNIHSSIFVSNHIGFFAPLIINLYIDMKFIPWVIHDITDEKLCRNYINSDFTEPQLKLKPPLSYIVSSVISPVCVSIMKYLNAIPVYKGSQKISETILLTLDRLKEGHNILIFPEDRNKKYNDVLDKFNTGFINVAKMYYKEYGGFISFYPVCVNKSQDRILIGKKIVYDPNTLYKNEKERIANYLMESISKMYYCSGF; this is translated from the coding sequence ATGAAAGACTTAACTTATAATCTAATAAAAGGTATTGTAAAGTTCTTTATAAAAAAGCCAGAAATATATTGCTATGAAGATATAAATAATATTCACTCTTCGATATTTGTATCTAATCACATTGGATTTTTTGCACCACTTATAATTAATCTTTATATTGATATGAAATTTATTCCATGGGTTATTCATGACATAACTGACGAAAAACTCTGTAGAAATTACATAAACTCTGATTTTACTGAACCTCAATTAAAATTAAAGCCTCCATTAAGTTACATTGTATCTTCAGTTATAAGTCCTGTTTGTGTTTCTATTATGAAGTATTTAAATGCAATACCTGTTTATAAAGGGAGCCAAAAAATATCTGAAACAATCCTATTGACTTTAGATAGATTAAAAGAAGGGCATAACATACTTATTTTCCCTGAAGATAGGAATAAAAAGTATAATGATGTTTTAGATAAATTTAATACAGGTTTTATAAATGTTGCAAAAATGTATTATAAAGAATACGGTGGATTTATAAGTTTTTATCCGGTTTGCGTAAACAAAAGTCAGGATAGAATATTAATAGGCAAAAAGATAGTATATGATCCTAACACATTATATAAAAATGAGAAGGAAAGAATTGCAAATTATCTTATGGAGAGCATTTCTAAAATGTATTACTGCTCTGGATTTTAG
- a CDS encoding DUF1646 family protein — translation MINVILFAILLVILTVPFFIKAIEDNIEYFLFIMGIIAVTVTGAMSLDLLSHILKNHLLYIITAAVFISGLLFETFKNKIKELIKTILNHISLKIFVFMLIVVLGLTSSIITAIVASLVLVEIVHILPIHHKDKVVITVIACLSIGLGAALTPVGEPLSTLVISALKKDFFYLLRTIGIYIVPTIFVLGILGAFYVNRFAENAKPKQEEEYFKEEEMEIRKIENIKFIVIRSIKIFIFLLALELLSAGFKPLVDNYVIHMNVRLLYWVNMISAVLDNATLAAAEISPAMDPEHIRAILMGLLISGGMLIPGNIPNIISAGKLEIKSKEWAKIGIPISMAVLIVCYIFVFI, via the coding sequence ATGATTAATGTTATTTTGTTTGCAATACTATTAGTAATACTGACGGTACCATTTTTTATAAAGGCAATAGAAGATAATATTGAGTATTTTCTGTTTATCATGGGCATCATCGCAGTGACTGTAACAGGTGCAATGTCACTTGATCTTTTGTCACATATATTAAAAAACCATCTTTTGTACATTATAACGGCTGCCGTCTTCATAAGTGGTTTATTATTTGAAACTTTTAAAAATAAAATCAAAGAATTAATAAAAACAATTTTAAATCACATATCGCTTAAAATTTTTGTCTTTATGTTAATAGTCGTATTAGGACTTACGTCCAGCATTATAACCGCCATTGTCGCTTCATTAGTTTTAGTTGAAATAGTCCACATTTTGCCAATACATCACAAAGACAAAGTCGTCATAACTGTAATCGCATGTCTTTCGATTGGCCTAGGAGCAGCCCTGACACCTGTAGGAGAGCCTTTATCAACATTGGTAATCTCTGCTTTAAAAAAAGACTTCTTCTATCTTCTAAGAACGATTGGCATTTACATCGTGCCTACAATCTTTGTGCTGGGCATTTTAGGTGCTTTTTATGTGAATAGATTTGCAGAAAATGCGAAACCAAAGCAAGAGGAAGAATATTTTAAAGAGGAAGAAATGGAGATCAGAAAAATAGAAAATATTAAGTTTATCGTCATCCGCTCAATAAAAATCTTCATATTCTTGCTGGCTTTGGAGCTTTTAAGTGCTGGATTCAAACCATTGGTTGACAATTATGTGATACACATGAATGTTCGACTTTTATACTGGGTAAATATGATTTCAGCGGTATTAGACAATGCCACGTTAGCAGCAGCAGAAATAAGCCCTGCAATGGATCCTGAACACATCCGCGCTATTTTAATGGGGCTTTTGATAAGCGGTGGTATGTTAATACCAGGAAATATACCAAATATCATATCTGCAGGAAAGCTGGAGATAAAGAGCAAAGAATGGGCCAAAATAGGTATTCCAATATCTATGGCTGTTTTAATTGTCTGTTATATATTTGTATTTATATAG
- a CDS encoding AzlD domain-containing protein: MDKNFVISVLGMFLVTYVPRFLPVFGLSRVEMPSFIKSFLEYIPVSVLSALLFPTIFLKGNHLFISYKNIFLIASIPTLLVAYKSRKLFSPVIVGIISYILISLVIN, translated from the coding sequence ATGGACAAAAATTTCGTAATTTCTGTTTTAGGCATGTTTTTAGTAACATATGTTCCGCGCTTTCTTCCAGTGTTTGGGCTATCAAGAGTTGAAATGCCTAGCTTTATTAAATCCTTTTTAGAATATATACCTGTATCTGTTTTGTCTGCATTGCTCTTTCCGACAATTTTTTTGAAAGGCAATCATCTATTTATAAGTTATAAAAATATATTTCTAATAGCCTCAATACCAACTCTACTGGTAGCTTATAAATCGAGAAAGCTTTTTTCTCCTGTAATAGTCGGGATTATAAGTTATATATTGATTTCACTTGTAATAAATTAA
- a CDS encoding tyrosine-type recombinase/integrase, which yields MKTTKFAYYLNKFFTVYLPNTNGSTPMTIDSYRYAFILFLTFMEEKGTPADSIEISDLTYHTILEFLEWLQAKRKNSVATRNQRQAALNSFISYLMYEFPDYLFEFQFILGIPIKKAPQKEISYLKTEGVKLLFEQININTKSGFRNYTMLTLLYTTGIRVSELINIKVKDISLHYPATLLVHGKGQKSRYVPLVSNTVKILEDYIVRYGLDKEYRLNDWLFKNHMKEQFKRQGINYIIKKYADLARIKKPDLIPEDFSPHKMRHTTAMDLVDS from the coding sequence ATGAAAACAACTAAATTTGCCTATTATCTTAATAAGTTTTTTACCGTATATCTTCCTAATACCAACGGTAGTACACCAATGACAATTGATTCATATCGATATGCTTTTATACTATTTCTTACTTTCATGGAGGAGAAAGGTACTCCGGCCGATTCGATAGAAATATCTGACTTGACTTACCATACAATACTGGAATTCCTTGAATGGTTACAGGCAAAACGAAAAAACTCAGTCGCAACACGAAATCAACGACAGGCCGCATTGAACAGTTTTATCAGTTATTTGATGTATGAGTTTCCGGATTATTTATTTGAGTTTCAATTTATTTTAGGCATACCGATAAAAAAAGCCCCACAGAAAGAGATTTCATATCTTAAAACGGAAGGTGTTAAACTACTGTTTGAACAAATAAATATCAATACAAAAAGTGGTTTTCGTAATTATACAATGCTGACATTGTTATATACGACAGGTATCCGGGTAAGTGAATTGATCAATATCAAAGTTAAAGATATATCACTACATTACCCAGCAACGCTTTTAGTTCATGGAAAAGGCCAAAAAAGTAGATATGTACCACTGGTAAGCAATACAGTAAAGATACTTGAAGATTATATTGTAAGATATGGTCTTGATAAAGAATATCGTCTAAATGACTGGCTTTTTAAAAACCACATGAAAGAACAATTTAAACGTCAAGGTATAAATTATATTATCAAAAAATATGCTGATTTGGCCAGAATTAAAAAACCAGATTTGATTCCTGAAGATTTCAGTCCACATAAAATGAGGCACACAACAGCAATGGATCTTGTAGATTCCTGA
- a CDS encoding transposase, with protein sequence MIDGTNIAIDSTKLNSFEKPKPKSKLKDDGKSPNWGKKKDTDGNDIKWFGWKLHILADCKSELPLAIEITPASVNDSILAIPLLKKLKEFYGNTFNVKHCIMDSGYDIKENYDYIMNEFHAQPIIAYNKRGSFAPPEGLNERLHPICSMGYELVYWGKDGDYLKFRCPHVLGKVDCPHGSSWCSSSNYGYCLKINYKKNKRYFSFPIRSSDEWQEIYNLRTYIERCNSRLKEYLNTDNIRSAGIKKAKTFALLNCITLVAGTIAVNVNKSLPKVA encoded by the coding sequence ATAATTGATGGTACTAATATAGCTATTGATTCAACTAAATTGAACTCTTTTGAAAAGCCAAAACCTAAATCTAAGCTAAAAGATGATGGTAAATCTCCTAACTGGGGAAAGAAAAAAGATACTGATGGCAATGATATAAAATGGTTTGGATGGAAGCTACATATATTAGCTGACTGTAAAAGTGAACTTCCACTTGCCATAGAAATTACTCCTGCAAGTGTAAATGATAGTATTTTAGCAATACCTTTATTAAAGAAGCTAAAAGAGTTCTACGGCAATACCTTTAATGTAAAACACTGTATTATGGATTCGGGCTATGATATAAAAGAGAATTACGATTATATTATGAATGAGTTTCATGCACAACCAATCATAGCCTACAATAAAAGAGGAAGTTTCGCTCCACCAGAAGGATTAAACGAAAGACTTCATCCAATTTGTTCTATGGGATATGAACTTGTGTATTGGGGCAAAGACGGTGATTATCTAAAATTCAGATGCCCACATGTATTAGGAAAAGTAGATTGTCCTCATGGTTCTTCTTGGTGCAGCAGTTCAAACTATGGGTATTGCCTTAAAATCAATTACAAGAAAAACAAGAGGTATTTTAGCTTTCCAATAAGAAGTTCTGATGAGTGGCAGGAAATATATAACCTTAGAACTTATATTGAGAGATGTAACAGCAGGTTGAAAGAATATTTAAATACTGACAATATACGCTCAGCAGGTATTAAGAAAGCTAAAACCTTTGCTTTATTAAACTGTATTACACTTGTTGCAGGTACTATTGCTGTTAATGTTAATAAATCATTGCCAAAAGTAGCTTAA
- a CDS encoding tyrosine-type recombinase/integrase gives MQKYFSAVDTFDSSKNKKDKIQYPVLFRILYCCGTRINETLGIRKQDVDLDAGIIKLSETKNDCDRYIVLSDELRSLIKQYASKCFYLLNEEDYIFTLANGRRCSGDIIYEHHRMFLKKAGIPYIGNGEGPRIHDFRHTFAVNSFKQMLDTGIDIYVALPILSTYLGHKTIYATERYVRLTMSMFPYIEKQFKDKMDAVFGEANHENN, from the coding sequence ATCCAAAAATATTTTTCAGCAGTTGATACATTTGATTCTTCAAAGAATAAGAAGGATAAGATTCAATATCCTGTATTATTCCGCATTTTGTATTGTTGTGGTACTCGAATCAATGAAACCCTGGGTATTCGCAAACAAGATGTTGATTTAGATGCTGGAATCATAAAGTTATCTGAAACTAAGAATGACTGTGATAGATATATTGTTCTCAGTGATGAACTTAGATCATTGATAAAACAGTATGCATCAAAATGTTTCTATCTACTAAATGAAGAAGACTATATTTTTACATTAGCAAACGGAAGGCGTTGCAGTGGTGATATCATTTATGAGCATCATCGTATGTTTCTTAAAAAAGCCGGTATTCCGTATATAGGGAATGGTGAAGGCCCAAGGATACATGACTTTCGACATACATTTGCTGTAAATTCTTTTAAACAGATGCTTGATACAGGAATAGATATATATGTTGCTCTTCCGATACTTTCTACATATCTTGGTCATAAAACCATTTATGCGACAGAACGGTATGTACGCTTGACGATGAGTATGTTTCCTTATATTGAAAAACAGTTCAAAGATAAGATGGATGCAGTATTTGGGGAGGCGAATCATGAAAACAACTAA
- a CDS encoding IS3 family transposase, producing MTEAIYLEVYRKCEASKWKRRVSVSGMLRHLGVSRSGYNSWLKRKPSKQQLRKESVQDKIREIHAKSHDIYGAPKITKELHKAGEVISERTVGKYMKEIGLKARYIKPYTVTTRNSDLSSSLENILQQQFNPDSPNAVWCTAITYIWTVDGFVYLTSIMDLYSRKIIAWTLSKTLDVSCVLDIINKAKATRRLTNPLVIHSNRGSQYVSKEYRKAASKMTLSYSKKGCPWDNACIESFHSLIKREWLNQYKIRDYDHARKLVFEYIETFYNTVRTHSHCDYKSPDQYECQ from the coding sequence ATGACAGAGGCGATTTATCTTGAAGTCTATCGCAAGTGTGAAGCTTCCAAATGGAAACGCCGCGTTTCTGTCAGCGGAATGCTGCGTCATTTAGGCGTTTCCAGATCCGGTTATAACTCTTGGTTAAAGCGCAAACCATCAAAACAGCAGTTAAGGAAAGAGTCTGTCCAGGACAAAATTCGTGAAATCCATGCAAAGTCTCATGATATTTACGGAGCTCCTAAAATTACAAAGGAACTACATAAAGCTGGAGAGGTCATCTCAGAAAGAACTGTAGGCAAATATATGAAAGAAATAGGCTTAAAAGCAAGGTATATCAAGCCTTATACAGTTACAACACGTAACTCAGACTTAAGTAGTTCTCTTGAGAACATCTTACAGCAACAGTTCAATCCGGACTCTCCTAATGCAGTTTGGTGTACTGCTATAACATATATCTGGACTGTAGATGGATTTGTATACCTGACCAGTATCATGGATTTGTATTCACGGAAAATTATAGCGTGGACACTTTCCAAAACACTAGATGTATCATGTGTTTTAGATATCATAAATAAAGCAAAGGCAACTAGAAGGTTAACTAACCCACTAGTTATCCACAGTAATCGTGGAAGTCAGTATGTATCGAAGGAATACCGGAAAGCTGCATCAAAAATGACACTCAGTTACTCAAAAAAAGGGTGTCCTTGGGATAACGCCTGCATAGAGTCCTTTCATTCACTAATTAAACGTGAATGGCTAAATCAATATAAAATCAGAGATTATGATCATGCTAGAAAGCTAGTGTTTGAATATATTGAGACCTTTTATAACACTGTACGAACTCATAGCCATTGCGACTATAAATCGCCAGATCAGTATGAATGTCAATAG
- the istB gene encoding IS21-like element helper ATPase IstB — translation MIDLEKARLHLEELGLLNAASLLDSLLERAQHKNSTYLDFLNELLETELSERQKRNIEVRFKLARLPYRKTLSEFDFTFQPSVDEKLIKELATMAFVHRAENVIFLGPPGVGKTHLAVALSVEALSQGIPIYFITLSKLIEDLKKGYEESRLERRMRNYIRPRLLVVDEVGYLPLDNLGANLFFQLVSTRYERGSIILTSNKGFGEWGELMGHPVLATAVLDRLLHHAHIINIRGNSYRLKDRLKTGLYYGSPNGKA, via the coding sequence ATGATAGATCTAGAGAAAGCCAGACTACATCTTGAAGAACTGGGACTTCTGAATGCAGCTTCTTTACTTGATTCACTCCTTGAAAGAGCGCAGCACAAAAACAGCACATATCTTGACTTCTTAAATGAGCTTCTTGAAACAGAGCTTTCAGAAAGGCAGAAGAGAAATATTGAGGTAAGATTCAAACTAGCCCGACTCCCATACAGAAAAACACTATCAGAATTTGACTTTACATTTCAGCCAAGTGTAGATGAGAAGCTGATAAAAGAACTTGCTACAATGGCCTTCGTACACCGTGCGGAAAATGTGATATTTCTTGGACCTCCTGGAGTGGGTAAGACACATCTAGCTGTAGCACTTTCTGTAGAAGCACTATCGCAGGGGATACCAATTTACTTTATCACCCTATCAAAACTAATTGAAGACCTTAAAAAAGGTTATGAAGAGAGCAGATTAGAAAGGAGGATGAGGAACTACATAAGGCCAAGGCTTCTTGTTGTAGATGAAGTAGGGTATTTACCTTTAGACAACCTTGGAGCAAATCTCTTTTTTCAGCTAGTAAGTACACGGTATGAGAGAGGAAGCATAATACTTACAAGCAACAAAGGATTTGGGGAATGGGGTGAACTAATGGGGCATCCAGTTCTTGCAACTGCGGTTTTGGACAGATTGCTGCACCATGCTCATATAATCAACATAAGAGGTAACAGCTATCGTTTAAAGGATAGGCTAAAGACTGGTCTTTATTACGGTAGTCCAAACGGGAAGGCTTAA
- the cas8a1 gene encoding type I-B CRISPR-associated protein Cas8b1/Cst1, whose product MYSVFPNSKLTNPSVKDKKGEYDKLLNELLSEVVTLDSHGNCIACGKRDSKRYFTKTQVPLTGTSDFINFFSYGNGGADYCSACALAIQFSPLVFYKCGNLVCLQSNNKEVEKIYAKKCKSFIDVQKATKEYTGCNDEGYTNPVSLTKIWSRAKSVYAHLPHVTASLFTV is encoded by the coding sequence ATGTATTCTGTTTTTCCAAATAGCAAATTGACAAATCCAAGTGTAAAAGACAAGAAAGGTGAGTATGACAAACTTCTCAATGAATTATTATCTGAGGTTGTTACTTTAGATAGTCATGGTAATTGTATTGCTTGCGGGAAGAGAGATTCAAAGAGATATTTTACAAAAACTCAAGTGCCTTTAACGGGAACCAGTGATTTTATAAATTTTTTCTCTTATGGCAATGGAGGCGCTGATTATTGTTCTGCTTGTGCTTTAGCTATTCAATTTTCTCCGCTTGTCTTTTACAAATGTGGCAATTTAGTGTGTCTTCAATCAAATAATAAAGAAGTAGAGAAAATTTATGCTAAAAAATGCAAATCATTTATAGATGTTCAGAAAGCTACTAAAGAATATACAGGCTGTAATGATGAAGGATACACTAATCCTGTGTCTCTTACTAAGATTTGGTCCAGGGCAAAATCCGTGTATGCCCATCTCCCGCATGTAACGGCGAGTCTTTTTACGGTTTAA
- a CDS encoding IS1182 family transposase has protein sequence MYIRQECLFSFDELIIFQPETKLEMVLSQLDFSNVVLSLSRPEYKRGPKGYDPLPLLYALIAMQLEKIPTIAKLVDRLKSDPIFRYNCGFNVLGPVPSTSTFSRFLNLISKSEALEEDFKQLIL, from the coding sequence ATGTATATTCGACAAGAATGTTTATTTTCCTTCGACGAATTAATAATATTTCAACCAGAGACAAAACTTGAAATGGTTTTGTCGCAGCTTGATTTCTCAAATGTCGTGCTTTCACTATCAAGGCCCGAATATAAAAGAGGCCCTAAAGGATATGATCCACTGCCTTTACTTTATGCCTTGATTGCTATGCAACTTGAGAAAATTCCTACTATAGCAAAACTTGTAGATAGACTAAAATCAGATCCTATATTTAGATATAACTGTGGTTTCAATGTATTGGGTCCTGTACCATCTACATCAACCTTTAGCAGGTTTTTAAACCTGATATCAAAATCAGAGGCACTGGAGGAAGACTTTAAGCAATTAATACTTTAG
- a CDS encoding transposase, translated as MTFNRKCEFNQREQFERICNEYPCFGKIHNIIWEFKGILTGKNVDALDKWMEKAKKLGIPEIDSFICGLERDLDAVRNAIKYEYSNGLAEGSINKLKVIKRVMYGRSSFETLRIKTLRLEKMRLLN; from the coding sequence ATAACATTCAATAGAAAATGTGAGTTCAATCAGCGGGAACAATTTGAAAGGATATGCAATGAATATCCTTGTTTTGGAAAGATACATAACATAATATGGGAATTTAAAGGGATTCTAACTGGTAAAAATGTTGACGCACTGGATAAATGGATGGAGAAAGCAAAAAAGCTAGGTATACCGGAAATAGACAGTTTTATATGTGGACTTGAACGGGATTTGGATGCCGTGAGGAATGCGATAAAATATGAATATAGCAATGGGCTTGCAGAAGGGAGTATTAATAAACTGAAGGTAATAAAACGAGTTATGTATGGGCGAAGCAGTTTTGAAACATTAAGAATCAAAACTCTCCGGCTTGAAAAAATGCGATTGCTCAACTAA
- the istB gene encoding IS21-like element helper ATPase IstB, with protein sequence MDSNMGYEEFLIELMKKEVASRQENQQKRRIHKAGFPYLKTLDEFDYTRLKYVEQAFIWELATCEFISKRQNVIMIGNTGTGKTHISIGLGLKACKEGYNVKFYTVANLVTELTEAQEYKKLLKLEKQLEKVDLLILDELSYLCFNRNQADLLFRIISDRSEKGSVIVSTNLEFSRWTEMFDNTTMVAALVDRLTFRSHVLNMNGESFRRDNSQIE encoded by the coding sequence ATGGATAGCAATATGGGATATGAAGAATTTCTCATAGAATTAATGAAAAAAGAAGTAGCTTCCAGGCAAGAAAATCAGCAAAAGCGCCGCATACACAAAGCGGGATTTCCCTACCTGAAAACCCTTGACGAATTTGATTATACCAGACTCAAATACGTTGAACAAGCCTTTATATGGGAACTTGCCACATGTGAATTTATATCCAAACGGCAGAATGTCATCATGATAGGAAACACTGGTACAGGCAAAACTCATATTTCAATAGGCTTAGGGTTAAAGGCCTGTAAAGAGGGATATAACGTAAAGTTCTATACTGTTGCCAATCTTGTCACAGAACTTACAGAAGCGCAAGAGTACAAAAAGCTTTTGAAACTTGAAAAACAGTTAGAAAAAGTGGACCTATTGATTCTAGATGAACTATCATATCTATGCTTTAATAGGAACCAAGCTGATTTATTATTTAGGATAATTTCGGACCGTAGTGAAAAAGGAAGTGTAATAGTATCTACGAACCTTGAATTTTCGAGATGGACAGAAATGTTTGATAATACTACTATGGTAGCAGCATTAGTAGATCGTCTAACTTTCCGTTCACATGTATTAAATATGAATGGAGAATCTTTCAGGCGTGATAATTCGCAAATAGAATAG
- a CDS encoding YgaP family membrane protein — protein sequence MKTNVGNVDKIVRYVIGIILLLLIFILKGNARYWGLLGLIPILTAAFGFCPLYRIFGISTAKKEDKSEKKS from the coding sequence ATGAAAACTAATGTAGGCAATGTGGACAAAATAGTCAGATATGTAATCGGAATAATTCTTTTACTCTTAATATTTATCTTAAAAGGCAATGCCAGATACTGGGGGCTCCTTGGATTAATACCTATACTTACGGCTGCGTTTGGCTTTTGCCCGTTGTACAGAATTTTTGGCATAAGCACAGCAAAGAAGGAAGACAAGTCAGAGAAAAAGAGTTAA
- a CDS encoding site-specific integrase: MVTNIKDLVTLCEQEICDREYTFNRHRIISLTWKDLIQWMTEREYKNFNEDIGYQYCDDTFGSHDLSGIKKNDRIRLRAIRMLISYQKEGDFEFRVSSVMNSFIGQSGKHMESYLEYLQEKVRLTENTISNKRHYLYSFNNFIEEHKMTLNDLSVESIAAFYSCQNYSIASKHNCNSAIRLFLCYAYDIGITDKDCSIFILPDNYKKHSKIPTTYEEEEIRNMINAVERTSATGKRDYLILLLASEYGWRSSDIVNFRFEQIDWDKNTIIFNQHKTGIPVVYPLLSSIGNAIIDYLKNGRPDTDTPEIIVSCESAKRGKKLNKTTIHSIVSKYMRIANISHWQQKKHGAHSLRHSLATNLLKKNVSMPIISTVLGHQSTESTKVYLTVDISRLKQCVLPVPELKTDFYEV, from the coding sequence ATGGTAACGAATATTAAAGATCTTGTTACACTATGTGAACAAGAAATCTGTGACCGCGAGTATACTTTTAATCGCCATAGGATAATAAGCCTAACGTGGAAGGATTTGATACAATGGATGACGGAAAGAGAATACAAAAACTTTAATGAAGACATCGGCTACCAATATTGTGACGATACTTTCGGCTCACATGATTTGTCCGGTATAAAAAAGAATGATCGGATAAGATTACGAGCAATACGAATGCTTATCTCATATCAGAAAGAAGGTGATTTTGAATTTAGAGTATCTTCTGTTATGAATTCGTTTATAGGGCAGTCTGGCAAACACATGGAATCGTATCTTGAGTATCTTCAGGAAAAAGTTAGACTAACAGAGAACACAATATCAAACAAACGACATTATCTTTATTCATTTAATAACTTCATTGAAGAACATAAAATGACTCTAAATGATTTAAGTGTGGAAAGTATAGCTGCTTTTTATTCTTGTCAAAACTATTCGATTGCATCAAAACACAACTGTAATTCTGCTATTAGGTTATTTCTATGCTACGCTTATGATATCGGCATTACAGACAAAGACTGCTCTATTTTCATATTACCGGATAATTATAAAAAGCACAGCAAGATTCCAACTACCTATGAGGAAGAGGAAATCAGAAACATGATTAATGCCGTTGAAAGAACATCCGCAACAGGAAAAAGAGATTATCTAATCTTGCTGCTGGCATCCGAATACGGTTGGAGAAGCTCCGATATTGTGAATTTCAGGTTTGAACAGATTGACTGGGATAAGAACACTATTATTTTCAACCAGCATAAAACTGGCATTCCAGTTGTGTATCCGCTTTTATCCTCCATTGGAAATGCTATTATTGATTATCTTAAAAATGGCAGACCGGATACAGATACTCCGGAGATCATAGTTTCATGCGAGTCAGCAAAGCGAGGAAAAAAACTGAACAAAACGACCATTCATTCCATAGTCTCTAAATACATGCGAATAGCAAATATCAGTCATTGGCAACAAAAAAAACATGGCGCACATTCTTTAAGGCACAGTTTGGCTACAAATCTACTGAAAAAGAATGTATCCATGCCGATCATAAGCACAGTTCTAGGACACCAGAGCACAGAATCAACGAAGGTGTATCTTACGGTGGACATAAGTCGTTTAAAACAATGTGTTCTTCCTGTTCCAGAGCTAAAAACTGACTTTTATGAGGTATAA